The nucleotide sequence CCCTCGCCCTTTTCTGTTGATGTGTAAACTTATCGCTACTGCTATTCTCTCATTAATTCAGGTATATATCTTCTTGATTCTTGCTCAATTTGTGGATGTTGAAACACCATTTTTAGGTTACCTCACCGCAGTTCCAGCCATCTTTCTGATCGCCTTTTTTCTGGGGGCGTTAGGTCTACTTTTATCTAATTTGATAAAACAGTTAGAGAATTTTGCAGGTGTCATGAACTTTGTGATTTTCCCGATGTTTTTTCTTTCTAGTGCATTATACCCACTTTGGAAAATGAAAGAGGCAAGCCTCTGGTTATACTGGCTTTGTGAATATAATCCATTCAGTTATTGTGTGGAGTTATTAAGATTTGCCTTGTATCAGCAGTTGAATCTCGAAGCCTTTATGGTGGTCTTGATGACGACAATTGCCGTATCGGTACTAGCTATGTTTAGCTTTGTGCCCAAACGGGAAAGTAGGCGATAATTTGAATACTCTTTATCCGGACATTGAACCATACACTCACTACTACTTATCGATGTCGGCCAAAAAGGGAACGGTAGTACATCAACTTTACGTAGAAGAGTGTGGTAACCCACAAGGGCTGCCGGTTATTTTTCTGCACGGTGGTCCAGGCTCTGGTTGCCGCGCATCCCACCGCTGTTTTTTTAATCCTAAGTTATATCGAATCATTCTGTTTGACCAACGGGGTTGTGGTCGTTCACGCCCATATTGGGACTTAGAGAGTAATACAACCGCTTATCTTGTCGATGATATAGAGCAGATAAGAGTTACATTGGCCATCGACAGTTGGGTGGTGTTTGGTGGCTCTTGGGGATCAACCTTAGGGTTGGTTTATGCGCAGCATTATCCAGAGCGGGTGATGATGATGATTCTACGTGGGATTTTTCTCGCAAGGCAGCATGATATTGATTGGGTTTATTCAAGTTCTGGTGCTGCGAGGATATTCCCTGAAGCCTGGGAATTACTCATGTCTGTGCTTACCCCCTTAGAGCAGCGAACACCACTGAAGAGTCTATATCATCATCTAGTCGGGGATAATGAATTTCGCCGCGCACAAGTGCAGCAGGCTTTTAATCAATGGGAGCAGCAGATAGTCACGTTAAGGGAGCTTAACTATCAAATCTCAGAGTTAGTTGATGTTGAGCCCTGCAACGATGCCGCAGCCATGCTCCAGCTACATTACTGCCTTAATCTATGTTTTATCGCTCACCAACCCATTTTAGCGAATATCGATAGCATTCGGGAAATTCCAACTCACATTGTTCATGGACGTTATGACATGGTTTGCCCGGTAGAACAAGCTTGGGAACTTGCAGAGGTTTGGCCTGAAGCAAGTCTCACTATCTTGCCCCTAGCGGGCCATGCCGCAGGGGAGTTAACTATGGTAGATACCTTAGTGGGTTTAACCGATAAAGTCGCTGCTGAGCTATGTTCACACTAGTTGTACCGATTAGTTAGTTAATTTGGTTATATTTGATATGGGCATAAAAAAGCGCTACTCATATGATGAGTAGCGCTTTTTAGCTTGTATATAATTTAAGTTAACTCACATCAAGTATGTAAGGCTTAGAACTTGAACTCTGCTCCGGCGTAGGCGAAACGTCCTTTACCGCCACCATAGTTACTGTCGAAGTTACCTCTTCCACCTATGGCCATAAATGGACCTTTATCGTCGAAGATATTGTTCACACCGCCAAATAAGCGAAGTTCACCATCATTAGATAGATCTAACGTATAGGAGACCGATAGATTGTGAGTGATGTAAGAGGGCAGGTTGTAGAATGAATCATCTAACGTCTCAGGCTCAAGTACACACTTATCATTTTTTTCTGCACAATACTTATCATTTTTCTCCATTGCTTTAGCCCAATCATCATATACTGTACGGCTAGCGACAACGGCACTCTTAAAACGAGTGCTCCAACGAACGCGCCAAGCATCATCGTAATACCACGAAAGTGAAGCTGTTGCCTTATCTTCAAAGATATCTTGTGAAAGATCACCTTCGTAGTTTTTTGTTGAAGGCCCATCAGGGCTCTGAACCGTTTTTTCATAGTTGAATACATGGGTCCAGTCTGCTTTGAACTTTAGCGAACCGTATTCATTCAGTTCATATCTGTATTCTGCTGCAAAATCAAAACCATTGGTTTTGATCTCATCGACATTATACACACGCTGATAAATGGTATTTATTTGTCCATCTGCATCACGTTGGATATCGTTACAGAAAGTATTATCATCACCAAACTCCAGAGATGAGTCATAACAATATTCGATTATATCTTCGTTGGAGAAAGAGGAGATAGCATCTTTGATTGAGATATCGTAATAATCGATAGCAATCCGCAAGCCTTCAGCAAATTGAGGCGCTAAGGTAATACCTAATGTGTAGGTATTGGCAGTTTCCTCTATTAAATCTGGGTTACCAACGTTAGGTGAATAACCGCTGTTGTCATCTTCAAACTCACTACCATCGGCGATAATGGTTGCAATACTTGTTTCTAAACGGCATTTATCATGGCCATCATCCGTGGAGGTGAGAGTGGTTCCTTCACAGATATCATCAAAACTATCGTAGTCACCGCGTGGTGGTGAAAGTAGTTCGGTAATGCTTGGTGCACGTTGAGCTCTTGCCCAATTACCACGTATTGCATAACCTTCTACCGGCTCCCAGACGATGCCGGTTTTATAACTCTGAATGAGCCCTGTACCAGACCAGCTGTAATCGGCCAGTCGTGCAGAGATTTCAGCTGTCAGACTCTTAGCACCGGTGACATCTTTAAGTAGTGGGAAGGCGGCTTCACCAAAAACTTCATAAACGCTAACATCGCCAGAGAAAGTCGGTACATAGTTGAATGAAACGCCTCCTAATGGCACATTGGTTTCAACACTTTGCTGATCTTTACGGTATTCAAAACCAAAGGCTGTTGCAACTGGGCCTGCTGGCATCTCAAATAGATCGCCTGCAATAAAACCAAGTACTGTGGTCTGCTGTACCTCTGTCGATATGGTTGGGGTGGCACGGATATAATCGGCAGCTTCTGGTGTAATAGATCCTTCACCAAACAGGTTAATGGGCACACAGCCAGCAGCACGTGCATCGGCATCGGCGCACTGAATGGTGCCATCATCTAGCGTTTCTGCGTTTAGAGCTTGGGTGACATTTGCTACATAGAGTTCATTGTAACGGGTCTGTTCTTGGGTGAACTTGCCGTAACCAACTGAGACATCCCAATCCCAATTGCCATCAAACATGGTGCCTTGTAGTCCTGCCCATGAACGTATGGTTTTACGGGTGTTATCATTAATGATATTGCCAACTTCATCGAAACCTCTATCCCATTTTACCCCTTTGCTGCTGGCTTGATCATAGATCTCTTGCGGCATATAGGGATTATTTTTAGGTATACGCCCAACACCAATTTGACTGCTTTCACCTGTAATAGGATCTACAACAACAATCCCATCAAATTCATCTTCGCTCTCTGGGGATTTCTGATTTATTGAACGGTTTTGGCTATACTGAACTTGGAAATAGCTCTGGATATCATCGGTTAACTCAAAATCGACTTTGATTGCAGCAGATATGGCCTCATCGGGGACTTTTAACATTACAAATTGATTAAAATCGCGGCCATACTTCTCTTCATACCAATCATTGCGGAGACCATTTGAGTCATACCAAAAACCGCCACTTTCTCCGTCGTCTGGTTTGTAGCTGGTGTCTTCATCGAAGACGCCGCCAGCAATGGAGTCGCTTAGATTACGCCAGTCAGCTTGCGTTATCCCCTTCATACAAACGCCTTTACTTGAGGTACTTTCCACTGTGGTCATAGCATTACACATTTTAGTTGTGTTGTATTTCCAGGATTCTTGTTGCTGTGCACGATCACGATCCCAGTAGGAAAGACCATATTGCTTATCATAAGTAGAGCTGAAGAACAGGTAGCCACGGTCATCAGCAAAGTCTGCACCGTAATCTAAATCTAAAGTGAACTCTTTAGCCCCACCATCGGTGCTTTCACCGCCACGAGCCTTAAAAGAAAAGCCCTCTTTATCCTGTTGAGTGATGATGTTCACTACACCAGCAATGGCATCTGAACCATAAGCGGCAGATGCACCACCAGTGATAACTTCAACTCGATCAACCATACCTGAAGGAATGGTTGAAAGGCTGACATAGTTACCTGAATAGCTGTTAGAGACGACTCGACGGCCATCAATTAAGGTTAAAGTTCGGTTAGTACCTAATTCACGGAGGTCTATCGTCGATAAACCGGTATTTTGGACACTGGATTGTGAGTTGCTATTACTGCTACCTTCAGAAATTTGTGGCAGTTCTTCTATTAGGATTTCGGCTAGTGAGCTGAGTCCTGAATCTTCAATAGAGTCTCGACCTAACACTGCGAGTGGTGTGGTGATGCTAAAGCTGTCACGACGAAGCCGTGAACCAGTAACGGTGATTTTCTCTTGAATGCCTAGCTCTTTCGTTTCATCTGTTGCTGCAGCTTCCAGTGCGGGCTTTTTAATCTCTTTTTCATCAGCAGCGTAGGCCTGTGGAACTAAGCTTAATGCACTCCCCATAATAGCTGTTTGTATTGCTATGGTGATCAGTTTTTTGTTCATCTCTCCATCCTTATATTTTTTGTTATTTGTATGTCTGCCAAACTTTCGTCTCTTCTTAATGCATATAAAGATGCATATGGACGACTTTAAACTGTTGGGCAGTAATCCCCGGAATAAACAATCACTCAACTCTGTGTTTACAAACAGATAAGGTGTTGCAGATAAAGTTAGAATCAACTAGATACGCAATTACTTATTGGGCGTAACAGTATGCTAACAATTGGGTTTGTATAGTCAAATATAGGTTCTTGTGTAAGTCATTGATGTTAAACGGGTAGATATTAAATAGATGTAAAAATGAGGTAAAACCGAGTGGTTTTACCTAATATAAAAACACGGTTCAGGTGAACTTTTAGTTAACGTTATGTGCGAATAGGTGATTGTACAGATCGACTTAGAGCAAGAAAGATAAAAATAACCATCCCAGATAAACAATTTATTTGGAATGGTTAGAGAATTGTGGCTGCAGTTTTAAGCGAATATATTGCATAAGTAGACCGTTGAAGCTTATAGGTCGTGATTTAGCTCAATCATGGAACTAGATTTGGGGCTGAATAGCTGCTGATGTAATCTCGCTGCATATTCATCTGTCATGCCAGAGATATAATCGGAAATAACCCTATGACAGTTAAGCCCTAATTTTTGACTTCCACGCCAACGGTCTTGAGTGTGTATTGGCAGTAATCGTTGTGGATCTGATTCGAACGCTTCAAACAGCTCCATGACGGTTTGCTGGCCCTTGTATTCGAGCATCTGGATCTCTGGTTTTTGAATCACAAATTTGTAAACAAATTGTTTTAATACTTCTAAGGCGCAAGCAAACTGCTCATCTAGTGCGGCATTAAAACGAAGTAAAGGTTCTGTAAAATGCTCATCCTCTTTAAGTGTAATGGCGGTAACAAAGCCATTGACTAAAGTGCCTATGGCATCTTTTCTGAGGTGGTGTTGGTGAGAGAACAATTTATTGCCTATGGTAGAGAATTCTTCTCGTATCCAACTATCCTGATTATTTATTAAGATACTGGCGACGTCAGATTGCCATTGGCTGGCTGCCACAATACCCATAACGATGGCGTCTTCGAGGTCGTGAACCGCATAAGCTATATCGTCGGCGAGTTCCATAATAGAACAGTCTAAGGATTTAAATCGGGTACGTTTATGTTTGCCAGTTTCGGGTTCATGACTTTCTAAAAACCGTGTTCTGTCGGCATTTGATAAAGGTTCAAGTACCCAATCTAAAATAGCTTTATCGTCATCAAAAATCCCTTTAACAGGTGGCCAGTCAGCAGGTTTTAGTTGACGAATATTGTTTATCACAACCTGTTTACCATTATGATGTAATGAGGAATAAAGAGCGGGATATTTAAGTACGCCTAATAAAGTGCGACGGCACAAGTTCATGCCATAGAACTCAGTATAGGGTTCTAGTCCCGTTAAAATTCTAAAAGTCTGGCCATTGCCTTCGAAACCGCCATGATCCCGCATCATATAGTTCAGTGCTATCTCACCTCCATGGCCAAAAGGAGGGTGGCCAATATCGTGGGCAAGACAGAGAGATTCTATCAAACTCATGGAATCAAATAGGTAGAGATGATCTGGCTGTTTTATTTTTAACTGAGCACGAATCCCAGTACCAATCTGTGAGACTTCGAGGGAGTGAGTTAACCGAGTGCGATAGAAGTCATTCATGCCAACACCTAACACTTGTGTCTTTGCCTGCAATCTTCTGAATGCTGCTGAGTGTAATATTCTGGCACGATCCCTTTGATAGGGACTGCGATGATCATTGCGCCTCTTTTTATCTTCACTGAGACGCCTTTCATGCCATAGGGATCCAGTCATGGTTATCCTTTATCTTATTTGCTAATGTTAGAGTAACTTGTTGATATCATCCAAACTTAGTTTGAAACTAGGTACATAGCAGTCAATAAAATACTTTACCGCCGGATCCGGGTTTTTATTTAGAGACTCTACTAAACGCTTTCTGGCCGTATTAAACTCATTATTACCGGCGCGTATTTCTTCAAGACATTTGAGAAATGCACAGATAGTATCTGCTGATTTAACCAATTTTTTATAATCGGTATCAGCGTGTTCACTGGTGAGTAAAGGTTGGTATTCTTGTTGAAACTCATCAGGAACCATCTCAAGTAATCTATGTTCAGCAATGGCTTCAATTTTCTTATACTCAGCTTCAATCTCCTTATTGAAGTATTTTACTGGTGTGGGAAGGTCACCAGTTAAAATCTCACTGGCGTCATGAAAGATCGCCACCGTTGCAGCTCTATCAGGACTTAACACTGTTCCAAATTTTTGATTGCTAATAATGGCTAGTGCATGGGCAACCATCGCGACTTGTAGTGAATGCTCTTGAACATTTTCGCTTCGAACATTGTACATAAGTGGCCAACGTTGAATTAATTTCATGCGAGCTAGATGGGCGAAAAGGTGACTCATGAAAAATACTCATTAGGATGGTTACTACATAGAGTTACATTAGCATAAGGTATCCGGTATAAGGCAAGTGAATATTGTTATTTCATGGCGTTCATTGTTAGTATTATTGAATAAAATGAAGCCACTGATATTAATGAGTGTTTTATTCGATTTAGCGTTACTGGCACGGCATCAGTTTAGTGTCTAAAATTTATTTAAATCCATCAAGCATTCCAATATTAATACGGCTTGAATTGAACTCGCGCAAAGCCTTTGAAACGAATATTCTCAGGTCGTTTGGGGATAACATTGGAGGTCACTGTGATCCACTCATCATCCTGTCAGTTTAGTTATTTGGATCATATGGCCTGTAACACCGAGGTCAATATTCAGATAGTTACATCTAATCAAATTATTAGACTGCACTCGCGGTTTATTGGTATTGATCCAAAAAATAGTATTATTCTTGAATTAGGACAAGATAAGCATTGGCAAAAAGCAAACAGTTTTATTTTCTTAGGGCAAGAGTTGATCGTTCGAATTGTTAAAAGTGATGAGCCTAGCGCAAACGTATTGGCTTTTAAGAGTAAGATTCAGAGGTTAGAGAAAAATTACGGCTCGTGGTTGTTGATTGACTACCCTACTGAGGTGCAAAAAGTGGCACTCAGGCACCAATCCCGAATTTCAATTAATATTGGTTCTGAGATCATGTCTGCGAGTAAAGGGACTGAAGATACTGAAGAGGTGCAACCACTGGCCTTGGGATTATTAAGTGATATCTCTCTCAGGGGAGGTGCTTTTGTAACTTCAGGACTTAATACCATTATCTGTGATAAGTCATACTTGTTGAAGGTCATCACATACGATTTAAAAACCATCTCAATTCCTATCACGATAAAAAATATTCTACCGATAGAACATGATAATGAAGCATTTCAATATGGATTTATTTTCAACTTCTCACAAAAAAATTCTGAAACAATAGTGCAGAAAATAATAATGTCTCATCTATTAAATAACTAGAATTTGCTGTTTAGGCTAAAAGCGACCCGGGAAGGCCGCTTTAATCTGTAAGTTAGCAGTTGGTTTATTGTCTGTAACCATCCATGAAATGACCAAATTCTATCAAGGCTTTTTCGAGATCTTCTTTGTGAGGAAGAAATACCACTCGCAGGTGATCAGGCTCAGGCCAGTTAAAGGCTGTCCCGTGGACGAGGAGGATCTTTTTCTCTCTCAATAGGTCTAACACTAGGCGCTCATCGTCGCGAATATTGAACTTCTTTTGATCTAATTTAGGAAAAGCATACATGGCGCCTTTAGGGCATTTAACACTGATCCCTGGAATAGAGTTTAATAGTTTAATACAGGTATCACGTTGTACTTTTAAACGACCTTCATTAGCAACCAGCTCATTAATGCTTTGATATCCACCTAGCGCAGTTTGAATCGCATGCTGGTTAGGGACATTGGCGCATAAACGCATTGATGCGAGCATCTCTAGGCCTTCGATATAACTTTTAGCGGCCTTAAGGTTACCCGATAGCATCATCCAGCCTACGCGAAAACCTGCTGCCCGATAGGATTTGGATAAACCATTAAAGGTGACCGTTAGAATATCATCCGACAGACTGGCAGCGGGAATATGTTGAGCCTCATCGTATAAGATCTTATCGTAAATCTCATCGGCAAATAGAATCAGGTGATGTTGTCTGCAAATTTCAACAGCTTCGAGCAGTAACTCTCTGGAATAGACCGCACCCGTAGGATTATTAGGATTAATTAATACTAAAGCTCGGGTTCTGGGTGTTATTTTTGAACGAATGTCATCAAGATCGGGAAACCAATCCGCTTCTTCATCACAGCGATA is from Shewanella sp. MTB7 and encodes:
- a CDS encoding anti-phage deoxyguanosine triphosphatase, translated to MTGSLWHERRLSEDKKRRNDHRSPYQRDRARILHSAAFRRLQAKTQVLGVGMNDFYRTRLTHSLEVSQIGTGIRAQLKIKQPDHLYLFDSMSLIESLCLAHDIGHPPFGHGGEIALNYMMRDHGGFEGNGQTFRILTGLEPYTEFYGMNLCRRTLLGVLKYPALYSSLHHNGKQVVINNIRQLKPADWPPVKGIFDDDKAILDWVLEPLSNADRTRFLESHEPETGKHKRTRFKSLDCSIMELADDIAYAVHDLEDAIVMGIVAASQWQSDVASILINNQDSWIREEFSTIGNKLFSHQHHLRKDAIGTLVNGFVTAITLKEDEHFTEPLLRFNAALDEQFACALEVLKQFVYKFVIQKPEIQMLEYKGQQTVMELFEAFESDPQRLLPIHTQDRWRGSQKLGLNCHRVISDYISGMTDEYAARLHQQLFSPKSSSMIELNHDL
- a CDS encoding ABC transporter permease, yielding MQQYQYCFSGVVKREFLRFLQQRTRLLSALIRPLLWLVVFAAGFRAALGVSIMEPYGTYITYQQYITPGLCCMIVLFNGMQSSLSMVYDREMGSMKLLLMSPFPRPFLLMCKLIATAILSLIQVYIFLILAQFVDVETPFLGYLTAVPAIFLIAFFLGALGLLLSNLIKQLENFAGVMNFVIFPMFFLSSALYPLWKMKEASLWLYWLCEYNPFSYCVELLRFALYQQLNLEAFMVVLMTTIAVSVLAMFSFVPKRESRR
- the yfbR gene encoding 5'-deoxynucleotidase, which translates into the protein MSHLFAHLARMKLIQRWPLMYNVRSENVQEHSLQVAMVAHALAIISNQKFGTVLSPDRAATVAIFHDASEILTGDLPTPVKYFNKEIEAEYKKIEAIAEHRLLEMVPDEFQQEYQPLLTSEHADTDYKKLVKSADTICAFLKCLEEIRAGNNEFNTARKRLVESLNKNPDPAVKYFIDCYVPSFKLSLDDINKLL
- a CDS encoding flagellar brake domain-containing protein produces the protein MIHSSSCQFSYLDHMACNTEVNIQIVTSNQIIRLHSRFIGIDPKNSIILELGQDKHWQKANSFIFLGQELIVRIVKSDEPSANVLAFKSKIQRLEKNYGSWLLIDYPTEVQKVALRHQSRISINIGSEIMSASKGTEDTEEVQPLALGLLSDISLRGGAFVTSGLNTIICDKSYLLKVITYDLKTISIPITIKNILPIEHDNEAFQYGFIFNFSQKNSETIVQKIIMSHLLNN
- the pip gene encoding prolyl aminopeptidase, which produces MNTLYPDIEPYTHYYLSMSAKKGTVVHQLYVEECGNPQGLPVIFLHGGPGSGCRASHRCFFNPKLYRIILFDQRGCGRSRPYWDLESNTTAYLVDDIEQIRVTLAIDSWVVFGGSWGSTLGLVYAQHYPERVMMMILRGIFLARQHDIDWVYSSSGAARIFPEAWELLMSVLTPLEQRTPLKSLYHHLVGDNEFRRAQVQQAFNQWEQQIVTLRELNYQISELVDVEPCNDAAAMLQLHYCLNLCFIAHQPILANIDSIREIPTHIVHGRYDMVCPVEQAWELAEVWPEASLTILPLAGHAAGELTMVDTLVGLTDKVAAELCSH
- a CDS encoding pyridoxal phosphate-dependent aminotransferase, with the translated sequence MRPIIKSNKLDSVCYDIRGPVHKEARRLEDEGHRILKLNIGNPASFGFEAPEEIVRDVILNLPSAQGYCESKGLFSARKAIVQHYQSQGIFGVDIEDIYIGNGVSELIVMAMQGLLNTDDEVLIPSPDYPLWTAAVNLSGGKAQHYRCDEEADWFPDLDDIRSKITPRTRALVLINPNNPTGAVYSRELLLEAVEICRQHHLILFADEIYDKILYDEAQHIPAASLSDDILTVTFNGLSKSYRAAGFRVGWMMLSGNLKAAKSYIEGLEMLASMRLCANVPNQHAIQTALGGYQSINELVANEGRLKVQRDTCIKLLNSIPGISVKCPKGAMYAFPKLDQKKFNIRDDERLVLDLLREKKILLVHGTAFNWPEPDHLRVVFLPHKEDLEKALIEFGHFMDGYRQ
- a CDS encoding TonB-dependent receptor domain-containing protein; its protein translation is MNKKLITIAIQTAIMGSALSLVPQAYAADEKEIKKPALEAAATDETKELGIQEKITVTGSRLRRDSFSITTPLAVLGRDSIEDSGLSSLAEILIEELPQISEGSSNSNSQSSVQNTGLSTIDLRELGTNRTLTLIDGRRVVSNSYSGNYVSLSTIPSGMVDRVEVITGGASAAYGSDAIAGVVNIITQQDKEGFSFKARGGESTDGGAKEFTLDLDYGADFADDRGYLFFSSTYDKQYGLSYWDRDRAQQQESWKYNTTKMCNAMTTVESTSSKGVCMKGITQADWRNLSDSIAGGVFDEDTSYKPDDGESGGFWYDSNGLRNDWYEEKYGRDFNQFVMLKVPDEAISAAIKVDFELTDDIQSYFQVQYSQNRSINQKSPESEDEFDGIVVVDPITGESSQIGVGRIPKNNPYMPQEIYDQASSKGVKWDRGFDEVGNIINDNTRKTIRSWAGLQGTMFDGNWDWDVSVGYGKFTQEQTRYNELYVANVTQALNAETLDDGTIQCADADARAAGCVPINLFGEGSITPEAADYIRATPTISTEVQQTTVLGFIAGDLFEMPAGPVATAFGFEYRKDQQSVETNVPLGGVSFNYVPTFSGDVSVYEVFGEAAFPLLKDVTGAKSLTAEISARLADYSWSGTGLIQSYKTGIVWEPVEGYAIRGNWARAQRAPSITELLSPPRGDYDSFDDICEGTTLTSTDDGHDKCRLETSIATIIADGSEFEDDNSGYSPNVGNPDLIEETANTYTLGITLAPQFAEGLRIAIDYYDISIKDAISSFSNEDIIEYCYDSSLEFGDDNTFCNDIQRDADGQINTIYQRVYNVDEIKTNGFDFAAEYRYELNEYGSLKFKADWTHVFNYEKTVQSPDGPSTKNYEGDLSQDIFEDKATASLSWYYDDAWRVRWSTRFKSAVVASRTVYDDWAKAMEKNDKYCAEKNDKCVLEPETLDDSFYNLPSYITHNLSVSYTLDLSNDGELRLFGGVNNIFDDKGPFMAIGGRGNFDSNYGGGKGRFAYAGAEFKF